In Deltaproteobacteria bacterium, the DNA window TCTCATTCTCTTTTATCTGCCTAAGCGTGTCCTGAGCAAATCTCGCACAGAAAGGGCATTGATAGTCCAAACATTCAATCATTGTTACGGGTGCATTCTTCTTTCCTTCATAAGGGCTGTATGCAACTTGAAACTTGGAAGAGTCCCCGGTTGGCTGAGGTGACGGTAGTGATGGCGGTGTAGGATTTGGTTGGTTGACTACCTGTTCTCTTCTTTGCACAACGTCTTTTTCCAACCCTATCCTTATTTCCCTTGCAGAAAACCATAGAGATACACCAACAATGACAGCTATAATAATCTTCGTGATCCCAGATACAAAACTGTCCTTCATTTTATCCTCCTTCTACTTATTTTCTTTTCCCACGTTAATCACCACTCTTTGGTGCAATAAAGAGAAAATATTATTAAACTATGGACAATCCTCTTATAGTATACTCTCTTATTCATCTCGCAGGCCTTGCTCTAATGAGTCTGAATATATCGAGCAGGAGGTTACGTTCCTCAAGTATTTCAAAACCAGCTGCTTTTATGTTCTCAACTGTTTTTCTGTTGATATTAAACCCAAACAATCCTGATGTTATTGGATTCAGCGCATCAAAAACTCTTCCGAGCATTCTGTTTTTGGGGCGCATATGTTCCAGAAACAATACAACACCATCATATTTAAGAACCCTTCTCACTTCCTCCAATCCCTTTACCGGGTCAGGCACGGAACAGAAAACACAGGAAGCTACTATACAGTTAAATTTTCCCGCAGGGAGTTGCATGTTTTCGGCATCCATCCGTACAAGGTCTACCTTTTTGCCGTGCTTTCTCGCCTTTAATTCTGCCCGGTCAAGCATCTTCCGGCTTATATCAATACAGAAATACTTTCTGTTACGCTCAGGATAAAACTCTATGTTCTTACCTGTGCCAACACCTATTTCAAGAATAAAGCCTTCCGGGATTTCGGAAAAGAGCATCTTTCTCCACTTCACAAGACCCATGGCATCCATAGGTGCAGTAAAAATGTCATAGAAGCGTGCCGTCCTATCCCATTTCTTCCTTGTATCCATATTGATTCCCTCTGGGCGAGTACTATTGAAGTTCCTTGGGAACCTCAATGCTACTTATTTCTTTTAATTGTTCTTCGATTTTTAACACGTCTTTGAGTATCATGTCAGAAAGAGTCTCAAGCTGAGAGTTCCCTTTGGTGATATCTTTCAATAGTTTTACATTCGTACGCAACAGGGAACATGGTTCAAATAGACTATTTGCCATTCTTGTCGCGAGTAAAGTAGCAGCACTATATTTCCCGGCCCGTATCTTGTGCTGCATGAGATCTCGCAACTGAAATCCCATTTCATTGAATTCTTCCGCAAGCAATTCAAACTCATCATTGCTTTTAACTTCAAGAGCGGTAACAAGCTTGCCAGTCTTCATTTCTTCGATTGCAATTAACAACTGATAAACCGGTTTGACCACATATTTTGATATGATAACGTAGGTAGCGATAAGCAGAACAGCAATTGTTATAACAGCATGCATCAGGTGAAACTCTATATAATTTGAAAAATTACCGCCAAATTTATGCATGACAATCAAGCTGAGATATTCAAAAATCGCCATTGTTACTATTACCACGATTGCGATAGTAAAATTCAATCTTCTCCCGACCTTTGCCTTTTTGATCAATCTTTTTTTTATGTTTTCGTCTAACATCGGAAACCTCCTTAAAATAATTATCCGTTCTTGGCGGGAACGGGCGGGTTTTTTACCCGCCATATATCTCCATCAACTATTTAAAAGTAGATACCCACGGGCAAGCCCGTGGCACTTTTGCAATCTTACAAGCTTCGCTTGCCGCCCTTCGGGCGGTAAAAAGCATTCACCCACGGGCATGCCCGTGGAACTCTGCTTCATCATTAGAAGAAGAACAAAGATTATCAATGCAATGACAATCTTTCTTAATTCATCCATTTGTTTTCTCGCCATATCCTTTTTCCTTATATTTGATAGTCATACTTTCTGTTTATTGCCTGTCCCATATAATAAAAAAGCAGTAACAGTGCCAGTATACTATTTACAGGAAAATTAACGGCTTATACCGATGATGTGTATTGAGACTGAAGAATATTGTTCACAAGCAAAGAATATTCTGCAGTCACTTTGTTATTTTTAAGGAGGAGGCAGATGCCGAAACGAATGACATTTCCATCTATTTTGGGACAGCCCCGTTGTCCCAGGTTATTCCGAAACACTTGACTTATGATATTATGATACTATAATATCATAATCTTAAAAGGGGAGGCAAGCTTATGTCCGGGATTGTTGCTACAAACATAAGACTTCCGGAGGAAGTCCTAAAAACCCTAAAATATAGATCGATAGAAGAAAAAAAGAGTATGAATCGGTTAATTCTTGAGGCCGTAGAAAAATACCTTGGTACCAACAAACTATCCAAAAATTACAAGATAGATCCTTTTGAACGCGTGATTGGATCTGCAAGCTCCGGCATCAATGACGGCTCGGTAAAGCATAATGAATATCTCTATGGTAAAAAAAGATGAAAATTTTTATAGATACGGGAGCATTCATAGCACTTACCGATACCGATGATGCAAATCATCAATCAGCAAAAGATTTTTATAAAGATGCAGTAAAAAATGGAATACGTTTTGTTACGACAAACTTCGTTGTTTGTGAGACGCTCAACTATCTGAGAGCAAGGATTTCTCACAAGATAGCGGTGGCTTTCAGAGAGAATCTTAAAAAAAGTTCACATTTTGATACAGTAACGATTCTACCTCCTGTGGAAAATGAGTCCTTTGCAATTTTTAAAAGTTACAGCGACAAGGACTTCAGCTTTACCGATTGCACAAGTTTCGCTGTTATGAACTCGCTTAAGCTGACAAAGGCATTTGCCTTTGACAGGCATTTTGAACAGTTTGGCAAGTTTGAACGCTTACCCAAGATATAAGATGACTTTCTAACCGCGTCTACTGATATTGTTTTATACCGTAAACTGTTAATCGGGCCGATGTTTCTTTATCGCTTTTATTTTCTATAACGAGACTGATACTGCCTGCTGTTTTCACCGGCAGAGGCCCGGACAACAGGAATTCTCTCCCGTGATAAAGATAGTTGTAGTAAGGTAATATTTCTGTGGTCGTTGTTGAATCGTAAGAATTCATACTATCTGTCTTGTAATACATCACTACATTCTGTTGATTCACATTACATACAATCTTAATTTCTGTGTATTCCTTTCCTTCAATGTTGACCGTAAAGGACTTTTTGCTATTCGCAGCTATCGGTTGGGTATATTCGAATATTGTATCTATTTTCTGAGCATAGCCACTACTGACACCCGTAAAAATAACCGAGAAAATCAATGCAATTGTCTTTTTCATAATCCCTTCTT includes these proteins:
- a CDS encoding Arc family DNA-binding protein translates to MSGIVATNIRLPEEVLKTLKYRSIEEKKSMNRLILEAVEKYLGTNKLSKNYKIDPFERVIGSASSGINDGSVKHNEYLYGKKR
- a CDS encoding PIN domain-containing protein; this encodes MKIFIDTGAFIALTDTDDANHQSAKDFYKDAVKNGIRFVTTNFVVCETLNYLRARISHKIAVAFRENLKKSSHFDTVTILPPVENESFAIFKSYSDKDFSFTDCTSFAVMNSLKLTKAFAFDRHFEQFGKFERLPKI
- a CDS encoding HAMP domain-containing protein encodes the protein MLDENIKKRLIKKAKVGRRLNFTIAIVVIVTMAIFEYLSLIVMHKFGGNFSNYIEFHLMHAVITIAVLLIATYVIISKYVVKPVYQLLIAIEEMKTGKLVTALEVKSNDEFELLAEEFNEMGFQLRDLMQHKIRAGKYSAATLLATRMANSLFEPCSLLRTNVKLLKDITKGNSQLETLSDMILKDVLKIEEQLKEISSIEVPKELQ
- a CDS encoding class I SAM-dependent methyltransferase — translated: MRFPRNFNSTRPEGINMDTRKKWDRTARFYDIFTAPMDAMGLVKWRKMLFSEIPEGFILEIGVGTGKNIEFYPERNRKYFCIDISRKMLDRAELKARKHGKKVDLVRMDAENMQLPAGKFNCIVASCVFCSVPDPVKGLEEVRRVLKYDGVVLFLEHMRPKNRMLGRVFDALNPITSGLFGFNINRKTVENIKAAGFEILEERNLLLDIFRLIRARPAR